From Haloarcula hispanica ATCC 33960, the proteins below share one genomic window:
- a CDS encoding mandelate racemase/muconate lactonizing enzyme family protein — MGKANDVDYADLHDPNAEYTMRELSAETMGVTAKRGGGRDVEITDVQTTMVDGNFPWTLVRIYTDAGIVGTGEAYWGAGVPELIERMKPFVVGENPLDIDRLYEHLIQKMSGEGSVEGVTVTAIAGIEVALHDLAGKILEVPAYQLLGGKYRDEMRVYCDCHTEEEADADACAEEARRVVDELGYDALKFDLDVPSGLEKDRANRHLRPGEIRHKAEIVEKVTEEVKDEADVAFDCHWTFSGSSGKRLADAIEEYDVWWLEDPVPPENLEVQEEVTKSTTTPITVGENRYRVTEERRLIENQAVDMIAPDMPKVGGMRETRKVADVANQYYIPVAMHNVSSPIATMASAHVGASVPNSLAVEYHSYELGWWEDLVEETVIEDGYIEIPEEPGLGLTLDLDAVEEHVVEGDTVFDEA; from the coding sequence ATGGGAAAGGCAAACGACGTAGACTACGCTGACCTGCACGACCCGAACGCAGAGTACACCATGCGGGAGCTCTCTGCGGAGACAATGGGCGTCACCGCCAAGCGCGGTGGCGGCCGTGACGTGGAGATCACAGACGTTCAGACGACGATGGTCGACGGGAACTTCCCGTGGACGCTCGTCCGGATCTACACCGACGCAGGCATCGTCGGTACGGGCGAGGCATACTGGGGCGCGGGCGTCCCGGAACTCATCGAGCGGATGAAGCCGTTCGTCGTCGGCGAGAACCCGCTGGATATCGACCGCCTCTACGAGCACCTCATCCAGAAGATGAGCGGCGAGGGGAGCGTCGAGGGCGTCACCGTGACGGCCATCGCTGGCATCGAGGTCGCACTGCACGACCTCGCGGGCAAGATCCTCGAAGTGCCGGCCTACCAGCTCCTGGGCGGCAAGTACCGCGACGAGATGCGCGTGTACTGCGACTGCCATACCGAGGAAGAGGCTGACGCCGACGCCTGCGCCGAGGAGGCGCGCCGCGTCGTCGACGAACTGGGCTACGACGCGTTGAAGTTCGATCTCGACGTGCCGAGCGGCCTCGAAAAGGACCGCGCGAACCGCCACCTCCGCCCGGGCGAAATCCGCCACAAGGCCGAGATCGTCGAGAAGGTCACCGAGGAGGTCAAAGACGAGGCCGACGTGGCCTTCGACTGTCACTGGACGTTCTCGGGCAGCTCCGGGAAGCGCCTCGCCGACGCCATCGAGGAGTACGACGTCTGGTGGCTCGAAGACCCCGTTCCGCCGGAGAATCTCGAAGTGCAGGAGGAAGTCACCAAGTCCACGACCACGCCGATTACCGTGGGCGAGAACCGCTACCGCGTCACCGAGGAGCGGCGGCTCATCGAGAACCAGGCCGTCGACATGATCGCGCCGGACATGCCGAAGGTCGGCGGGATGCGCGAGACGCGCAAGGTCGCCGATGTGGCGAACCAGTACTACATCCCGGTCGCGATGCACAACGTCTCCTCGCCGATTGCGACGATGGCGAGCGCCCACGTCGGGGCGTCTGTCCCGAACTCTCTCGCCGTCGAGTACCACTCCTACGAACTCGGCTGGTGGGAGGACCTAGTCGAGGAGACCGTCATCGAGGACGGCTACATCGAGATTCCGGAAGAGCCGGGTCTCGGTCTGACGCTCGATCTCGACGCCGTCGAAGAGCACGTCGTCGAGGGCGACACCGTCTTCGACGAAGCGTAA
- a CDS encoding right-handed parallel beta-helix repeat-containing protein, with the protein MDDARAAVIALLLSAVLTLAVVPASVAGTQTAQETLTVDKDGSADYRSIQAAVDAADSGDTVEVRPGTYYEEVRINENISLVAPDRAILDGSRFVNGTGVTVAGPAEPTVTGFTVRNYRFGVMANGTNGDWTVSNTTVIAADVGVYAPNSSGNWTIEDAAVASTTYSGVFARETSGDWTIRDTRFVAVGGDGADVRRSSGDWAVAAVVVDRSGADGVDASGTTGDWTVQNTEVRRSDTGVKAIDSDGDWTVTDLTVRRSDTGLVTAFSGGAWTLENATLETRDIGVFSARTTGAWTIQNTIIESRQQGIHAVKTNASWTVSESTVSVTAEQNAIGVDARSASEGWSLENVTIDSPDIKVAE; encoded by the coding sequence ATGGACGACGCACGAGCAGCAGTAATTGCCCTCTTGCTGTCGGCAGTGCTGACCCTCGCCGTGGTACCGGCAAGCGTAGCAGGAACACAGACGGCACAGGAGACACTAACCGTCGACAAAGACGGGAGTGCCGACTACCGGTCGATACAGGCCGCCGTGGACGCCGCCGATAGCGGTGACACCGTCGAGGTCCGGCCGGGCACCTACTACGAAGAAGTCCGAATCAACGAGAACATCTCCCTCGTCGCACCCGACCGGGCGATACTGGACGGCTCGCGGTTCGTCAACGGTACCGGCGTTACGGTGGCCGGCCCAGCCGAACCGACCGTCACCGGATTTACCGTGCGGAACTACCGCTTTGGTGTCATGGCCAACGGGACCAATGGCGACTGGACGGTCAGTAATACGACCGTTATCGCTGCCGACGTCGGCGTCTACGCGCCGAATTCGTCCGGGAACTGGACTATCGAGGACGCCGCCGTCGCCAGCACGACCTACAGCGGCGTGTTCGCCCGCGAGACCAGCGGCGACTGGACGATTCGCGACACTCGCTTCGTCGCTGTCGGCGGCGACGGCGCCGACGTCCGCAGGTCTTCCGGCGACTGGGCGGTCGCAGCGGTCGTCGTCGACCGGTCCGGCGCGGACGGCGTCGATGCCTCCGGGACAACTGGCGACTGGACGGTCCAGAACACGGAGGTCCGTCGTAGCGATACCGGCGTCAAAGCTATCGACAGCGACGGCGACTGGACGGTGACCGACCTGACGGTCCGCCGGAGCGACACCGGCCTGGTGACCGCTTTCTCGGGCGGTGCGTGGACGCTCGAAAATGCCACCCTCGAAACCCGGGATATCGGGGTCTTCAGCGCTCGAACGACCGGCGCGTGGACCATCCAGAATACGATCATCGAAAGCCGGCAACAGGGAATCCACGCCGTCAAGACCAACGCGTCGTGGACTGTCTCTGAATCGACCGTCTCCGTGACCGCCGAGCAGAACGCCATCGGTGTCGACGCCCGCTCCGCGAGCGAGGGCTGGTCGCTTGAGAACGTCACCATCGACAGCCCCGATATCAAAGTCGCCGAGTGA
- a CDS encoding DEAD/DEAH box helicase, whose product MLELTYESGTIRVTGDPPSDLPGVEYDERSQTDRAPAYRYAELRAALDERGLAYEDHVSSLPSLSLSTTYDLRAYQQAALDAWRTTGDRGCLELPTGSGKTVIGIAAMVALGTPTLVVVPTIDLLEQWQRELQREFDQPVGRMGGGEQRVEDITVSTYDSAYLRADELGDRFGLVVFDEVHHLGGEGYRDIARLLAAPARLGLTATFERPDGAHEVIEDLVGPLVQRVSVDDLAGEHLADYDIKRIEVALTPDERDRYEEYQGTFTDYLKQSNIQLRSGSDYQELVKRSGNDPAAREALLAKQRAREVMMNAQRKVDRLATILDRHREDRIIVFTAHTDLVYRLSERFLIPAITHETGASERREILERFRDGTYSRVVTANVLDEGVDVPDANVAVVLSGSGSEREFTQRLGRILRPKADGGRALLYELVTEETAEERVARRRR is encoded by the coding sequence GTGCTGGAGTTGACGTACGAGTCGGGGACCATCCGCGTGACGGGGGACCCGCCGTCGGACCTGCCCGGCGTCGAGTACGACGAGCGCTCGCAGACAGATCGAGCGCCGGCCTACCGGTACGCCGAACTCCGGGCCGCGCTCGACGAGCGCGGGCTGGCATACGAGGACCACGTCAGTTCGCTCCCGTCGCTGTCGCTCTCGACGACGTACGACCTCAGAGCCTACCAGCAGGCAGCGCTGGACGCTTGGCGAACGACCGGCGATAGAGGCTGTCTGGAACTCCCGACGGGGAGCGGCAAAACCGTCATCGGCATCGCGGCGATGGTCGCGCTGGGGACGCCGACGCTGGTCGTGGTCCCGACTATCGACCTGCTGGAGCAGTGGCAGCGCGAGCTACAGCGGGAGTTCGACCAGCCGGTCGGCCGCATGGGCGGGGGCGAACAGCGCGTCGAGGACATCACGGTGTCGACGTACGACTCGGCGTACCTGCGGGCCGACGAACTCGGGGACCGATTCGGACTCGTGGTCTTCGACGAGGTCCACCACCTCGGCGGGGAGGGGTACCGGGACATCGCTCGGCTGCTCGCCGCGCCGGCACGGCTCGGGCTGACGGCGACGTTCGAGCGCCCGGACGGAGCCCACGAGGTTATCGAGGACCTCGTCGGGCCGCTCGTCCAGCGAGTCAGCGTTGACGACCTGGCGGGCGAGCACCTCGCGGACTACGATATCAAACGAATCGAAGTCGCGCTCACGCCGGACGAACGGGACCGCTACGAGGAGTACCAGGGGACGTTCACCGACTACCTCAAACAGTCCAACATCCAACTCCGGTCCGGAAGTGACTATCAGGAACTCGTGAAGCGGTCCGGCAACGACCCGGCGGCCCGCGAGGCGCTGCTGGCGAAACAGCGCGCCCGCGAAGTGATGATGAACGCCCAGCGGAAGGTCGACCGGCTGGCGACGATTCTGGACCGCCACCGTGAGGACCGCATCATCGTCTTCACCGCCCACACTGACCTCGTGTACCGCCTCTCCGAGCGGTTCCTTATTCCAGCGATAACACACGAGACCGGTGCGAGCGAGCGTCGGGAGATCTTAGAGCGGTTCCGCGACGGGACATACTCCCGGGTCGTGACCGCGAACGTCCTCGACGAGGGGGTTGATGTGCCCGACGCGAACGTCGCCGTCGTCCTCTCGGGGAGCGGATCAGAGCGGGAGTTTACCCAGCGGCTCGGACGAATCCTCCGGCCGAAAGCCGACGGCGGGCGGGCGCTGCTGTACGAGCTCGTTACTGAGGAGACCGCGGAAGAGCGGGTCGCCAGACGACGCAGATAG
- a CDS encoding DUF790 family protein has product MLTKDLLRVSRAGGGYHLQFADADAERLAARVLGIYQGHVGESRGTLVAALTDVEREADDFKLVRGLAKLVEREATFGTQALVDPVRARRRVFEAAADVGVVTEAERQQALSEAADHFGTDAETLADTLYADRDSRQILTDVDSRWGPAELRTQYDLSLAQTALFDATEVRVRSSDPKALVSAVKRLRLMYEIRQTANGREVIVTGPDALFSNTRRYGTRFARLLRTVAAASEWELTATIDDRGTERELTLSDADVSVPGVEPVTEVSYDSGVEADFAGRFAALDLDWDLIREPEPLAAGEHVIIPDFAFEWRPGADTGVRDTGRSGGGSDGAASDAPFRIFFEIMGFWTPEYVEKKLTRLDALEDVEMLVAVDESLGVGDEIEATETRAIPYAGTVSVKDVRDALRPYEERLVRESAAEIPDELRPDADVTSLADLAAEYGVSEDALEDVAYPDHERVGRTLVSPAVLDDLAEEIEPGMAYEAASNRLADYGIEDDSAALARLGYRVAWEGLGEGTIRPRE; this is encoded by the coding sequence GTGCTGACGAAAGACCTCCTGCGGGTGTCCCGGGCCGGCGGCGGCTACCACCTGCAGTTCGCCGACGCCGACGCGGAGCGGCTGGCGGCCCGCGTGCTCGGAATCTATCAGGGTCACGTCGGCGAATCCCGCGGGACGCTGGTGGCGGCACTCACAGACGTAGAGCGAGAGGCCGACGATTTCAAACTCGTCCGCGGGCTGGCGAAACTCGTCGAGCGGGAGGCGACCTTCGGGACGCAAGCTCTGGTCGACCCTGTCCGCGCCCGCCGTCGGGTGTTCGAAGCCGCTGCGGACGTCGGCGTCGTGACCGAGGCCGAGCGCCAGCAGGCACTCTCCGAGGCGGCCGACCACTTCGGCACGGATGCCGAGACGCTGGCCGACACACTGTACGCCGACCGCGACTCACGACAGATTCTCACCGATGTCGACTCGCGCTGGGGGCCGGCCGAACTGCGGACCCAGTACGACCTCTCGCTGGCGCAAACGGCGCTGTTCGACGCCACCGAGGTACGGGTCCGCTCCTCCGACCCGAAGGCGCTCGTCTCGGCAGTCAAGCGCCTCCGGCTGATGTACGAGATTCGACAGACTGCGAACGGTCGGGAGGTCATCGTCACGGGGCCGGACGCGCTGTTCTCGAATACACGCCGGTACGGCACCCGCTTCGCTCGTCTCCTTCGGACAGTCGCGGCCGCGAGCGAGTGGGAATTGACGGCGACCATCGATGACCGGGGTACCGAGCGGGAACTCACCCTTTCAGATGCGGATGTCTCCGTTCCCGGCGTCGAGCCCGTAACTGAGGTCAGCTACGACAGCGGCGTCGAAGCCGACTTCGCCGGGCGGTTCGCCGCGCTGGACCTCGACTGGGACCTGATCCGGGAACCGGAGCCTCTAGCGGCAGGGGAACACGTCATCATCCCGGATTTCGCCTTCGAGTGGCGACCCGGCGCTGATACCGGCGTTCGGGACACCGGGCGCAGTGGCGGGGGCTCGGACGGGGCTGCCAGTGACGCTCCCTTCCGGATTTTCTTCGAAATTATGGGTTTCTGGACGCCGGAGTACGTCGAGAAGAAACTCACCCGCCTTGACGCCTTGGAGGACGTCGAGATGCTGGTCGCCGTCGACGAATCGCTCGGTGTCGGGGACGAAATCGAAGCGACGGAGACCCGAGCGATCCCGTACGCCGGGACGGTCAGCGTGAAAGACGTGCGGGACGCGCTGCGGCCCTACGAGGAACGACTGGTTCGCGAGAGCGCCGCGGAGATACCCGATGAACTCCGGCCGGATGCCGACGTTACCTCGCTCGCTGACCTCGCCGCGGAGTACGGCGTCAGCGAGGATGCGCTGGAAGACGTGGCCTATCCTGACCACGAGCGCGTCGGGCGCACGCTCGTTTCCCCTGCCGTGTTAGACGACCTGGCCGAGGAGATCGAGCCCGGAATGGCGTACGAGGCGGCGAGCAACAGACTGGCTGACTACGGTATCGAGGACGACAGCGCCGCCCTCGCACGCCTTGGCTACCGCGTTGCCTGGGAAGGGCTGGGTGAGGGGACAATCCGGCCACGGGAGTGA
- a CDS encoding nucleotidyltransferase domain-containing protein, giving the protein MLTEAEPELQLVVDCVRTAIVTDASPELPALDDTPDWDRVVELARYHGVVQLLYQGLEPMARESSAAFTVPESVLTRLNSTVQGKRMRNLAFTTELQEIIESFETRGVRAVPFKGPVLSAATYDDATVREYNDLDLLVHPEDITVAADILEERGYEWRGGTPRLDDAALLGGPVTKAIVHEYEMRGPEFDVELRWRVGDAERPFSTSFGELWDRRDTVSVGGQPLPALAQPDRLLVLAFHGTKHRWYLLKWLCDFVAALESTEADWSHVLARARETGVQRNLLLGAALARTVFGYALPAPILDRLRTDDRVTELTEAVVESLAAGTPQAPTQFEAAQFHLAASDSATALVPLLLLHSSLHPTYSEYQFCPLPGPLHPLYYVIWPLRLLLEVPQWQRQRSEEPLDEAT; this is encoded by the coding sequence ATGCTAACGGAGGCTGAACCCGAGCTCCAATTGGTAGTCGACTGTGTTCGTACCGCAATCGTCACCGACGCTTCCCCCGAGCTTCCCGCGCTGGATGACACGCCAGACTGGGACCGCGTCGTTGAACTCGCTCGGTATCACGGCGTCGTGCAACTCCTCTATCAGGGGCTGGAACCGATGGCACGCGAGAGCAGTGCTGCGTTCACCGTGCCAGAGTCCGTGTTGACACGACTTAACAGCACAGTACAGGGAAAGCGGATGCGGAATCTCGCGTTCACGACCGAGCTACAGGAGATAATCGAGAGTTTTGAGACACGCGGTGTACGCGCGGTACCGTTCAAGGGACCGGTGCTTTCGGCCGCCACCTACGACGACGCAACGGTGCGGGAGTACAACGATCTGGATCTGCTCGTCCATCCTGAAGATATCACTGTCGCCGCGGATATTCTGGAAGAGCGAGGCTACGAGTGGCGCGGGGGCACGCCGCGATTGGACGACGCGGCGCTGTTGGGCGGTCCCGTGACGAAGGCTATCGTTCACGAGTACGAAATGCGCGGTCCGGAGTTCGACGTGGAACTTCGCTGGCGCGTTGGCGATGCCGAGCGACCGTTCTCCACATCCTTCGGTGAACTCTGGGACCGCCGCGACACCGTATCGGTCGGCGGCCAACCGCTTCCGGCGCTTGCACAGCCAGATCGGCTACTCGTATTAGCGTTCCACGGCACCAAGCACCGCTGGTATCTCCTGAAGTGGCTCTGTGATTTCGTTGCGGCGCTGGAGTCGACGGAAGCCGACTGGTCACACGTCCTCGCTCGGGCGCGGGAAACTGGCGTCCAGCGGAACCTACTGCTCGGGGCCGCGCTCGCCCGTACTGTCTTCGGGTATGCCCTCCCAGCGCCGATACTGGATCGCCTTCGCACGGACGACCGCGTCACCGAGTTAACCGAGGCCGTCGTCGAATCGCTGGCCGCTGGGACGCCACAGGCACCCACGCAGTTCGAGGCCGCTCAGTTTCACCTGGCTGCCAGCGATTCGGCAACTGCGCTGGTGCCGCTCCTGCTGTTGCATTCGTCGCTTCACCCGACTTACTCGGAGTACCAGTTTTGCCCGCTCCCCGGTCCGCTGCATCCGCTGTACTACGTCATCTGGCCGCTCCGACTCCTCCTCGAAGTGCCACAGTGGCAGCGACAGCGGTCCGAAGAGCCACTTGACGAAGCGACCTGA